AATAGATGACTTGGGAACTAAATTAAATCAAGCTGTCCTGGCTAAATGATATCCTGCTTGACCTGAAGACCTCAATTGATCTTGACTCAAGAAATCGACTAGCTGTATAGTTAAGTTTCCCCAATCAGACTCTGGAGTGCGTAgcacaggttgagcatccgaaatccggagttccgaagttCAGAAAGTTCCAGTAATCTGGACACTGGgctgatccgtggcagggtcgcCTGGAAacaggaaaatgttccgaaatccagactcccccgCCTCGACCGTGTGACCCctctcttctctttcctccccacccccccatccccttttttttttacctcaacCCAGGCAAACTTTCCAAAATCCTGAAATAACTGGAACAGGCTCGGTCCCGatgtttccagatttcagacatcgCCCCTCGCTAGCCTTTCATTGACAGAGTTGTGACAAAGGGAAACTCATTCCTCTCCTGTTTCCATCCAAAACCTGTTCCTTTGATTGTAAAGTGACTTCAACTGTGCAGTGCCTCAAAGAAGAACTTCGTAATTGTAACAGTATCAAATCTTATCAGCAGAAGTACCCAGTAAAGTTTATTTTTATATTACAGTTGATGGATGCATGAGTCTTTAAAGAATTTTTTGTCCCGTGTAACCTCTGTCAGCTGATTAAAAAGGTTCATTGCTTGAACTTGTGATTCAGGACCTGTATTTGTTAAGCTTACACAATTTCTCCCCTTGTGGACTTCACACGAATAACACATTCTGGGCTCTATGCCCAGATGCTGACTCGAGTGCATAATTCATTTTCAAACTGATTACTTTTCCTTTTTGTCAGCACAAAAGACGACTTTATGGTGCAGGTATTTTTTATTGTATTTGTGAGAATGTACCTGTTTTTGTTGGTGCAAGAACAATCTGTATTTCTGGATTTACTGCATGTATAGTTTGCAGAGTTATGGATTCGTTATTATTTCTTCTGAGTCACTTGAATTCCAAGCAGCCCGTGCTTTTCTTCTACATTGGCATTCGGTACTTTTTTTGCAGCCTCAGATTTGTGCATCATTGAGCAAGAGCTAAAGGAGAGTGCAGATTTTACACACTCTCCCTTTGTGGTGAGGATATTCTGTACGTGCAGATTTTTCATGATGTGTCTTGTGCTCAATGTGAGAATGAGCTGCACATGTGAGAAAATGTGGGATGTTTGTGTTTCACCATGTTCTTCCCCATATACTGTGCCCTATTACTCCATCTGTCACTATTTCCTTTTGAATAGCATTGAATTTGTACAGGCTCCTGGGCAGCCACTTGATGGATAAGTGTACTTGAAGCTTGAATTATAAGAATAACGTTTTTAAATCCCGTCTTTTTggttgggagaggggaggagaagaggcTATTTAGTACTGGTCGCCCCATTTTCAGTCTCGAGAGTAAGCTAACAGTCTGCGAAATATGACACAAATGGATGCAGTGGCAGTGTGCTATCGAGTAAGAATCGAAATCAGCAACTAGTTGTTTTTTGTTGAGGTTTAGAGGGGGACATTCAGGTTAATGGAAAACAGTAGCTGCAGTATTGTCTAAGGTAATTGCGTTCATAATGTGAGGGTCAATTGGAAAATTCCAGTGTTTGGGGGAAACAGCTTGTGTTTATGTTCTTTTAAAGTCCTTAATTTTAGTGCACATTTTTCCAatcctaattcatcatcataggcagtccctcgaaatcgaagacttgcttccactctaaaagtgagttctcagatggctgtacaatctaatgcgggaattacagtctctgtcacaagtgggttgaaggaaaggatggatggggagcctagtttgccgcacgctcctgtgcttgatttctgcatgctctcggcgacgagactcgaggtgctcagcgccctcccagatgctcttcctccattttgtgcggtcttgggtcagggattcccaggtgcaggtggggatgttgcacttttatcatcatcataggcagtccctctgaatcgaggaagacttgcttccattctcaaaatgagttcttaggtgactgaacagtccaatacggggattacagtctctgtcacaggtgggacagacagtggttgaaggaacgggtgggtgggactggtttgccgcacgctctttccgctgcctgcgcttggtttctgcatggtctcgacgatgagactcgaggtgctcagcgccttcccggatgcacttccaccacttagggtggtctttggccagggactcaagtgttggtggggatgtttgcactttaccaaggaagctttgaggatgtccttgaaacgttttctctgcccacctttggctcgcttgacatgtaggagttccgagtagagcgcttgctttgggagtcttgtgtcaggcatgcgaacaatgtggcctgcccagcggagctgatcgagtgtgatcagtgcttcaatgctgaggatgttggcctggtcgaggacactaacgttagtGCGCTgtactcccaggagatttgcaggatcttgcggaaacatcattggtgatatttctccagcaacttgaggtgtgtactgtacatggtccatgtctctgagccatacaggagggcaggtattactacagccctgtagaccgtgagcttggtgacagttttgagggtctggtcttcaaacacccttttccgaacgctgcactggcgcactggaagcggtgttggatctcgtcatcaatgtcttctcttgttgataagaggctcccaaggtatgggtaatggtccaagttgtccacttgcactttatcaaggaggcattgagggtgttcttgaaacatttaatcggtccatctggggctcacttgccatgtaggagttacgagtagagtgcttgcttagggagtcttgtgttgggcatgcggacaatgtggcctgcccagcggagctgatcaagtgtggtcagtgcttcaatgctggagatgttggcttgagcgaggacACGGACGGTACATCTATCCTCTTGCAGTGGTACTTctcaagcactttgagatgtctgctgtatatggtccacgtctctgagccatctaGGAGGGCGATATCACTGCTGCCCTGtggagaccataagcttggtgccagatttgaagtcctggtcttcaaaaacacacttcctcaggcgacggaagactgcgctggcacactggaggcagtgttggacctcgccgtctgtgtctgcccttgctgatggtaggctcTCCTAATTAGCTTCTGTTGAGTCCTATTTGAGAGAGGCAAGTTAATACTGAAGGCTCACAATGCAATATTATCTGTTCTGGTGCTAACTGACCTATACATTTTAGGCATTTTCAGTTTTTGTCAGACTCTTCTTTTTTTTGGTGACTTTATTCTAGTGCTATTTGTCGGTGCATTTCCTTCTCAATATTGTGACTGCCTTTGGATTTGCTCTACTTTCTCTTTTGAGAGTATTGGTTTTTGCAAATTATGGTTTTCCTATCGGAGGTGGAATATCTTGCAACCATCAGCAGCCACTCTGAAGCGGTCCGTACTGTGGCCCTGCTAAAACCAGTACTACTCAGAATTCTGTGGTTTGAATTACTCTGGAGGCTGGGATTTGAAGCCAATCGCTTTCAGATTCCagtgttgatactggattcttttcccttcaatctgtttcagcgaattcactgacacacgaacacttttagtcttagcaacataagacctttattagagaatctcccggccgggacctgttaagataaaggggaacACACTTGAGTCGAGTTTGTCCACCTCTGTCCTGACAAGCTACGTAACAGTACAAAAACTCAACACTTATACATCGTTAAAGCAGAACACATTTGAATGACacttagtttatacaatcatttcccccatagcatacccaattgcaggctagcaactctccaaatagggcgggctccagggatgtgtttattgtttcgaatctcatcacacttccctatttcatggctggatatagcagcccctcgtctgactcatgtctgacttttgctttttcacgtaactcgtgtttgaccacaactctgagtaatccttagTTTGtctcgacagggcaaatatcgcagcttgacattttcttttagccattttcccatgattccctatctccatctttttgctaccttctctagccatctaccactttcgcaatcctttttcacattctcattccccccttttatcattctatgataactctggtgattattccaggagtatcgcattcagctgttcgcattcttgtttctcattcttgtttctcatactcttcttgattCTCGAGTAAATAGGATCCCCATGATCCTCCGAGTAACCAATCTAACCAACCATCTCCTTTCTCTGGGCCTtgcctaaactcatccagctgctttcttatggcatcaatggcttgggtgatattgtatgattcatccgttacatgtgttatacatttgtcccctataatggtgcacactcctccttgttgggccagctgataatctacggcatagcgggtttgctgcgtatacaatcttagTTCAGACAGCTCTCGGTTAATGGCATCCAGTCCCTTAGATGTGCTATTGCCCAAAATGGTCAATCCGCAAATAaggtagttcctatttttggcactaattacccctgCCGATCCACCTACAGACAGGGCCCCAAGGAACCCATAGCCGAGTGATGATCCtagcgtgataggatcctcccaatcggcacagaattCCTTactgatggcccgtgttactatccttttccgggtatgcccccttttggggcatgggactgtgagtggtcctatagttcctactgcaaagaggaccgggagggtcggtgtggctgtcttaaaggTACCATTAAGGAGGAACACAaatccttccttagctctataacactttacgttagtgttgctaacactcgtgaactgcttataccaccaattgctcggttcccttgaatttgagcctgatcctaccaattggtaagcatcaaacgggtatgcccatgtttctgagctgacatgagttccgttacactgaccgcagataacttgccttcctgcggtcacgttcaggcatctttgctcgttacaggtacaggtaaactggcccttacgcactcgacagtgctgaagggcacactgcgtctgcacacaggtggcgttcccggggaccagggcatatacacaaccccacccttgtcctgagaagcaaagcgggtagcttgcaatgtccgagcataccgctccgttctttccctgggatcccctgcactcaggattcatggagtctattaattccacacatcttcccggtataccctttctatattcgcccgtttgtccctcacagggtgcgtccgaggtatctgCCATGTATAAGTCGCGGGgagtccacccaggggtggccacgaacagggcctcgactgattgggctagtgggtaacacacagttcgattgccatgcaatcgggtatgggtctgataaaataagttatcctgtagcccttctaattctgctaggatagcacaagatagcacaaatacacctgctagcttacacatgtttaaataattttagacgatactatacattagttaacaataagataAGGACAAATCAAAAACAGCTAAGTCTGTTTGTTCCTTTCTTTTCCTGTGTTCTtggcgtttttcttcctgccccaaggatgtggtttattcagctatgatggagaggaagtctggaacagaaacaagggttaggacggCTGATAACATAGGCTTATGTAGTAGCCAGTTTACAGTGGTGcaagtgaacccaggcacttctcccttcaaccttagctgcggagggggtagtgagtaacacctgaaagggccctcccattgtggctctagtccctttcgaatccatttcttaatcaggacatacttccctggtgccacgagggatgattcgggtaaaactgggaggtcgaggtgagcctctcgaacctggttgtgagctagtcgcagagccggagtcagagaaagaacattggtggtcatcagtcgagctgggataccatatctaggaacaatttctctcattaacaccttaacaacagtttgagccttattgtccagggtagggtaggcttcaatccatctgctaaacacatctactattactaacacatattgtaacactgaactttttgcaactcaatgtagtccaactgtaaggtctcaaaggggccttctggtaggggcgtcttaccccaatcacaggggactcccttccctggattatgctgttggcaaacaaggcaacgactgCTGATGTTCTGGGCTAtcatctggagtctagggtgccaccaagtggccaaaagtgtgtcacttgttgtcctcgctccacaatgagtagcaaaatgcatacattcaataacccatagagccaactcgtcagacatgcaagtctgttccgcgggagtggtccagagtttagaaacattgtcataagtacatccataatctttccacaacagtttatctttttcaggagcgtcctcctgtgctttaatgacatcttggatggttggcattggtttttccgaggctaacttatccttggcaggatttttagtttgacttatcattctgggcactaccatttgttgtccacgagaggcctttttagcctctctgtcagcacagcggtttcctatatcaaccggagagtttccggtcgtgtgggcagtgcacttgacaatagcaatatatttagggagcatgagggcttgcaacaaatctgatactagttgctaatgggatatctcattcccctgtgaggttaggaatcccctatttttccataactgtccgaaatcatgggccaccccaaaggcatacctagagtcggtatagatattgactttgaggtctttggccaaaatacaggctcgggtgagggcgaatagttcagcttgttgagcagaataggcgatttcaaaagcggcagattccaagacctgattctcctggtttactatggcgtatcctgagattcgtgtatcttctggattaatagaagaactttcgtcaacatacataatacagtctgggtcttccattggtacgtcaactaaatcttccctgaccgatgaggcctcctgaattaaagataaacaatcatgactgggttcttcctcatcttggggtggctcagtaagaaaacaggccggattaatggcagtacagtgccgaaaggtaagcttaggattattcagtaggtagatctcgtatctgctttgcctggccatggtaaggtgttgagtctgcagttggcccaggagggcagctacggagtgagaggtgtacacaacaatatcctgctggagggtaatgttggcagcggattgaaggctattgtagatagcGGTTAATATTTgggtacatacagggtgccccaaggcaacggggtctattttggaagagtaataggcaacaggcctatgcttatccccgtgtttctgagttaacacAGCAGTGGCACAGTCTTTCAAGATTGTGcagtacagttgaaagggccggtcataaaggggtcggcccaaagccggagcttgcagttccttaaaggcttgaacGTCTGTggcttctatttcaaagctgccttctttAGTTGTGTATGGTGTGagatgcttagtcatcagggcaacctttagggatccaggatctacagtaattgatcatccccaaccactgccgcatctgtttggccgtgctagggactggaaactggcaaattggttcgtcatccggggagggtccctgcacaatcaagctacgtaatcgggggacggttggccaaaggggttgttagtGTAAGgttcccgtcctcttccccccttgcccccctcctcttcctctttcgtaccgacgggagggacactctctactccactgtccttcttgcccacaattaaagcattcatctcgtctttcccagccccgacctcttcccatacaaggccggggacagtagggcggtctgtaattagcagggccctgggccatttgggtgttgggtatatccgtatccttggttacccacccatcccttcacacagtactgtggttccagctggtatcccctcgggtcggaccagggtcctctccgtgggggtt
This genomic stretch from Pristiophorus japonicus isolate sPriJap1 chromosome 7, sPriJap1.hap1, whole genome shotgun sequence harbors:
- the LOC139267489 gene encoding uncharacterized protein is translated as MCKLAGVFVLSCAILAELEGLQDNLFYQTHTRLHGNRTVCYPLAQSVEALFVATPGWTPRDLYMADTSDAPCEGQTGEYRKGIPGRCVELIDSMNPECRGSQGKNGAVCSDIASYPLCFSGQGWGCVYALVPGNATCVQTQCALQHCRVRKGQFTCTCNEQRCLNVTAGRQVICGQCNGTHVSSETWAYPFDAYQLVGSGSNSREPSNWWYKQFTSVSNTNVKCYRAKEGFVFLLNGTFKTATPTLPVLFAVGTIGPLTVPCPKRGHTRKRIVTRAISKEFCADWEDPITLGSSLGYGFLGALSVGGSAGVISAKNRNYLICGLTILGNSTSKGLDAINRELSELRLYTQQTRYAVDYQLAQQGGVCTIIGDKCITHVTDESYNITQAIDAIRKQLDEFRQGPEKGDGWLDWLLGGSWGSYLLENQEEYEKQE